Proteins encoded together in one Lutra lutra chromosome 4, mLutLut1.2, whole genome shotgun sequence window:
- the ID3 gene encoding DNA-binding protein inhibitor ID-3, whose translation MKALSPVRGCYEAVCCLSERSLAIARGRGKGPAAEEPLSLLDDMNHCYSRLRELVPGVPRGTQLSQVEILQRVIDYILDLQVVLAEPAPGPPDGPHLPIQTAELAPELVISNDKRSFCH comes from the exons ATGAAGGCTCTGAGCCCGGTGCGCGGCTGCTACGAGGCGGTGTGCTGCCTGTCTGAACGCAGCCTGGCCATCGCGCGCGGTCGCGGCAAGGGTCCGGCAGCCGAGGAGCCGCTGAGCCTGTTGGACGACATGAACCACTGCTATTCGCGCTTGCGGGAACTGGTCCCCGGAGTCCCGCGAGGCACTCAGCTTAGCCAGGTGGAAATCCTGCAGCGCGTCATCGACTATATCCTCGACCTGCAGGTGGTTCTGGCCGAGCCCGCCCCTGGACCCCCAGACGGCCCGCATCTTCCCATCCAG aCAGCTGAGCTCGCTCCGGAACTTGTGATTTCCAATGACAAGAGGAGCTTCTGCCACTGA